In Corythoichthys intestinalis isolate RoL2023-P3 chromosome 11, ASM3026506v1, whole genome shotgun sequence, a single genomic region encodes these proteins:
- the itk gene encoding tyrosine-protein kinase ITK/TSK: MSSTVILDGTMIKKSQQKKRTSPCNYKERFFVLDTQELKYSEHRAGRKPILKGCIKLCNIKCVDMVFTDLPIPCDYKYPFQVFHGNHFLYIFAPDNDCRLRWVHALKEETKNNNLVEKYHPQFWMNGKWRCCDQSEKLARGCLPYDPVGYGSKKPLPEIPDSEIEGLSDAVHRIVIALQNYTPFGDTELALQKDKEYTLTDSSHPDWWNVRDEKGNTGFVPRTHLTEISGNNIERFEWYNKNISRGEAENVLFKEGKEGAFVVRNSRQTGVYTVSVFSKAPGSNEEKQPCVKHYQIRQTETAESLFYLAEKYLFRTIPELIHYHQHNAAGLITRLRHPVTQTGGCSQIAGQSQDEREVDPDELTFGQELGSGQFGMVLWGQWREKKVALKMIREDSMSDEDLKEEAKIMMKLYHSKLVQLYGVCTQSSPMCLVLEFMENGCLSDYLRTKKGCLSHDTMLGMCLDVTEGMAYLETSNFIHRDLAARNCLVSKSNVVKLSDFGMTRYVLDDQYTSSMCSKFPVKWSAPEVIKYCKFSSKSDVWSFGVLMWEVYTEGRLPYEHQSNAQVVESLNAGMRLLKPRLAPEAVYLIMEWCWKERPADRPSFALLLHELSSLSER, from the exons ATGTCTTCTACAGTAATTCTGGATGGGACAATGATAAAAAAGTCCCAGCAAAAGAAAAGAACATCTCCATGCAACTACAAGGAGAGATTTTTTGTGCTGGATACACAGGAATTGAAGTACTCTGAGCATCGTGCTGGA AGAAAGCCGATACTCAAAGGTTGCATCAAGTTATGTAACATTAAGTGTGTGGATATGGTCTTTACCGATCTCCCCATTCCTTGTGACTACAAATACCCCTTTCAG GTCTTTCATGGCAACCATTTCCTCTACATTTTTGCCCCAGACAATGACTGCCGTCTGAGGTGGGTGCACGCTCTTAAAGAAG AGACAAAGAATAACAATTTGGTTGAAAAATACCACCCACAGTTTTGGATGAATGGAAAATGGAGATGTTGCGATCAGTCAGAGAAACTGGCAAGAGGCTGTCTTCCGTATGATCCAGTGGGTTATG GTTCTAAAAAACCATTACCTGAGATCCCAGATTCAGAG ATTGAAGGTTTAAGCGATGCAGTGCATAGGATAGTTATTGCACTGCAGAACTACACCCCATTCGGAGATACAGAGTTGGCACTTCAGAAAGACAAGGAGTACACCCTAACAGACAGCTCCCACCCTGACTGGTGGAATGTTCGAGATGAAAAGGG GAACACAGGATTTGTGCCGAGGACACACCTAACAGAGATATCAGGGAACAACATTGAGAGATTTGA ATGGTACAACAAGAACATTTCGAGAGGGGAAGCAGAAAATGTGTTATTCAAAGAG GGAAAAGAGGGTGCATTTGTGGTTCGAAATTCAAGACAGACAGGGGTCTACACGGTGTCAGTCTTCTCCAAAGCACCGGG GTCTAATGAGGAGAAACAACCATGTGTAAAACATTACCAAATCAGGCAAACGGAAACAGCAGAGTCTTTGTTTTACTTAGCAGAGAAGTATCTGTTTCGCACCATTCCCGAGCTGATCCATTACCACCAACACAATGCtgcag GTCTGATAACACGTCTCAGACACCCTGTTACTCAGACAGGTGGCTGCTCTCAGATTGCTGGTCAATCtcaag ATGAGAGGGAGGTGGACCCTGATGAACTCACTTTTGGCCAAGAATTAGGTAGTGGACAATTCGGGATGGTGCTGTGGGGACAATGGAGGGAGAAGAAAGTAGCATTGAAGATGATAAGAGAAGATAGCATGTCAGATGAGGACTTGAAAGAAGAAGCAAAAATCATGAT GAAATTATACCACTCAAAGCTAGTTCAGCTCTATGGTGTATGCACCCAGAGTTCTCCAATGTGTTTGGTTCTGGAGTTTATGGAGAACGGCTGTTTGTCAGATTACCTGCGGACAAAAAAAGGGTGCTTATCCCATGACACAATGTTAGGGATGTGTCTGGATGTCACTGAAGGCATGGCTTACCTGGAGACATCTAACTTCATCCACAGAGATCTG GCTGCAAGGAACTGCCTAGTTTCAAAGAGCAATGTGGttaagttgtctgattttggtaTGACCAG ATATGTTCTTGATGACCAGTACACAAGTTCCATGTGCTCCAAGTTTCCTGTCAAGTGGTCGGCACCAGAGGTTATCAAATACTGCAAATTCAGCAGCAAATCTGATGTCTGGTCATTTG GTGTTCTCATGTGGGAAGTATACACAGAGGGCCGGCTTCCTTATGAGCATCAATCCAATGCACAGGTGGTGGAGTCTCTGAATGCTGGCATGAGACTGCTTAAGCCACGTTTGGCACCTGAGGCTGTCTATCTGATAATGGAGTGGTGCTGGAAAGAG AGACCAGCGGACCGTCCatcctttgcattgttgttacaTGAGCTTTCCTCACTTTCAGAACGTTGA